A genomic stretch from Acetobacter ascendens includes:
- a CDS encoding B12-binding domain-containing radical SAM protein, which translates to MPKPQCASIAAHTWICQIHALRASLLLWCMPAHTAMPQTSLLAAFGYGGHTSAMLERRWTAPTPAYVYSVTKGHHLPVFSFNSADPDTHMPANDLRLLIIQPTHYKAPTDRTLFKTKRRQMVPLALPYLAALTPPEWKVTLLDEQLEDIDFDALVDVVALTVWTLHSYRAYDIAKEFRKRGVKVIMGGPHVYFNAEEAAEHVDAVGVGEAEPIWKEMLDDAAANRLKSIYRATPLKELNGLPAPRYDLLDLKKFGPFRTFAVQSSRGCPFVCDFCSERFYLGGRYRWRPVDEMVNELKLIKNRGSHFFFGESNFGGKKSRAMELMEGLVPLGIRWSTLWSSNLCLDKEFLDLARKSGVMHVNIGIESIDKDILDGMRKGWNKASRYHEMFENLRQRDISYSLNFIFGFDDEDHDIYRATISFLEEHKVPAAYFNILTPTKGTALFNRMEKAGRIINAPEIDRWPGQICQIWPKNCSPKEMEARIQWMYKKFYSMRSIFKRLPFPPRTRSDMSSWILDLTERRMAFSSTGNNDFDIY; encoded by the coding sequence ATGCCAAAACCCCAATGCGCCAGCATTGCAGCGCACACATGGATATGCCAAATCCATGCCCTGCGTGCATCCCTGTTATTATGGTGCATGCCCGCCCACACCGCCATGCCGCAGACCAGCTTACTGGCCGCGTTTGGTTACGGTGGGCACACATCCGCCATGCTTGAGCGGAGGTGGACAGCCCCCACCCCTGCTTATGTATATTCTGTAACAAAGGGGCACCATCTGCCCGTTTTTTCTTTTAATTCAGCAGATCCTGATACCCACATGCCAGCAAATGACCTACGCCTACTGATCATTCAGCCCACGCATTATAAAGCCCCTACGGACCGAACGCTGTTCAAAACCAAGCGCCGACAGATGGTGCCGCTTGCCCTGCCGTACCTGGCCGCCCTGACCCCACCAGAGTGGAAGGTAACGCTGCTGGATGAACAGCTTGAAGATATAGATTTTGATGCGCTGGTGGATGTTGTGGCCCTTACGGTCTGGACGCTCCATTCCTACCGCGCTTACGATATTGCCAAGGAATTTCGTAAACGCGGCGTAAAGGTGATTATGGGTGGCCCCCATGTGTATTTTAACGCCGAAGAAGCCGCAGAGCACGTAGATGCCGTAGGCGTGGGTGAGGCCGAACCCATCTGGAAGGAAATGCTGGATGATGCCGCCGCCAACCGGCTGAAAAGCATTTACCGCGCCACACCCTTAAAGGAACTGAACGGCCTGCCCGCCCCAAGGTATGACCTGCTAGACCTTAAAAAGTTTGGCCCCTTCCGCACTTTTGCCGTGCAATCCTCCCGCGGGTGCCCGTTTGTGTGCGATTTTTGTTCCGAACGGTTCTACCTTGGGGGCCGCTACCGCTGGCGCCCGGTGGACGAAATGGTGAACGAGCTGAAGCTGATTAAGAATCGTGGCAGCCACTTCTTTTTTGGTGAAAGCAACTTTGGCGGCAAAAAAAGCCGCGCCATGGAACTGATGGAAGGGCTGGTGCCGCTGGGTATCCGCTGGTCTACGCTGTGGTCTTCCAATTTGTGCCTGGATAAGGAATTTCTGGATCTGGCGCGCAAATCCGGCGTGATGCACGTAAATATCGGTATTGAAAGTATTGATAAGGATATTCTGGACGGCATGCGCAAAGGCTGGAACAAGGCCAGCCGCTACCATGAGATGTTTGAAAACCTGCGCCAGCGCGATATCAGCTACTCGCTCAACTTCATCTTCGGTTTTGATGATGAAGACCACGATATCTACCGCGCCACCATCTCCTTTCTGGAAGAACACAAGGTGCCTGCGGCGTATTTCAACATCCTTACGCCCACCAAGGGCACGGCGCTGTTTAACCGTATGGAAAAGGCAGGCCGTATTATCAACGCGCCAGAAATTGACCGCTGGCCCGGCCAAATCTGCCAGATCTGGCCCAAAAACTGCTCCCCCAAGGAAATGGAAGCACGTATTCAGTGGATGTATAAAAAATTCTATTCCATGCGTTCCATCTTTAAGCGGCTGCCTTTTCCGCCGCGCACCCGGTCTGATATGTCATCGTGGATTTTGGATCTTACAGAACGGCGCATGGCTTTTTCCTCCACCGGCAATAATGACTTCGATATCTACTAA
- a CDS encoding acyltransferase family protein codes for MIGFGFFRPVMQAAARGMAWRAAPSGAVPVVLARMGQHLARVAAWFWPGSSAQLVAQPHAGWRADIDGLRALAVVGVVVYHVFPAALPGGFGGVDAFFVISGFLISGHLVVHFAAGRFSVAAFFARRVRRLAPALLVVLAASLLAGWFTLLPTELAAVGLDAAAGAASVANLLMWHAQGYFDRAAVLKPLLHLWSLGVEEQFYLLWPLVLALGFAARVRAGVLVGATGAACFLYSLACSAWWPGAGFYSPLSRGWEFMLGAGLALHGVAAGGPEGATGGVAPAHGARAGMGRMLTRCAALLRAGGGRHGAAVLGLACVLAGFVVLRPGVGFPAPFALLPAGGTALLIWAGAGAWVNRHVLAVRPMRAVGLISYPLYLWHWPLVSWFHIVRGAGVIHNSAGFALMGAALVLAWLTTKYVENPLRGGHFRQGKTVALVGGLVALCTAGLLTWHTAGWPARFAHTPAGTDLSAINLAVRDGIFAPTPHMHMTHENGLTVATIGHAGRPIMFTGDSLLFQWGPRVEALLQQGRLKHTVIFVAGPSCSPFLGEVYEKSFAYCRNMQNVQQRIIQQQNVQAVVVGAFWPRVLLHTPGTQAQKQAGFVQDMRGLSGNGARPVWLVLPTPADARFSPDKLVTRSLTHIGVNTALLAQGVPTQQLRTDTAADTAFMRALAAQAGAKALDAWPDICGTGPACAVITPPATPKYADDKHLRPGFVQQHATFLDEVLAH; via the coding sequence ATGATCGGGTTTGGCTTTTTCCGGCCTGTTATGCAGGCGGCGGCGCGGGGTATGGCGTGGCGTGCGGCACCCTCCGGCGCGGTGCCTGTTGTGCTGGCCCGTATGGGCCAGCATCTTGCCCGTGTAGCGGCGTGGTTCTGGCCCGGCAGTTCTGCCCAGCTTGTGGCCCAGCCCCATGCCGGATGGCGGGCAGATATAGATGGCCTGCGCGCGCTGGCTGTGGTGGGGGTGGTGGTGTACCACGTCTTTCCCGCCGCGCTGCCCGGTGGTTTTGGCGGGGTGGATGCGTTTTTTGTTATCTCCGGCTTTTTAATCAGCGGGCATCTGGTGGTGCATTTTGCGGCGGGGCGGTTTTCTGTGGCCGCGTTTTTTGCGCGCAGGGTGCGCAGGCTGGCCCCGGCTTTGCTGGTGGTGCTGGCCGCCTCCTTGCTGGCCGGGTGGTTTACCCTGTTGCCAACCGAGCTTGCCGCCGTGGGGCTGGATGCCGCTGCGGGTGCGGCATCTGTGGCCAATCTGCTGATGTGGCACGCCCAAGGGTATTTTGACCGCGCCGCCGTGTTAAAACCCCTGCTGCATTTATGGTCCTTGGGGGTGGAGGAGCAGTTCTATCTGCTCTGGCCGCTGGTGCTGGCACTGGGCTTTGCCGCGCGGGTGCGTGCGGGCGTGCTGGTGGGGGCCACGGGGGCGGCGTGCTTTTTATATAGCTTGGCGTGCAGCGCGTGGTGGCCGGGGGCCGGGTTTTATTCTCCCCTCAGCCGAGGGTGGGAGTTCATGCTGGGCGCGGGCCTTGCCCTGCACGGCGTGGCGGCGGGTGGGCCGGAGGGTGCAACGGGTGGTGTGGCCCCGGCGCACGGTGCACGCGCTGGCATGGGCCGCATGTTGACGCGGTGTGCTGCTTTACTGCGTGCAGGCGGTGGGCGGCATGGGGCGGCGGTGTTGGGTTTGGCCTGTGTGCTGGCCGGGTTTGTGGTGCTGCGGCCGGGTGTGGGCTTTCCGGCCCCGTTTGCGCTATTGCCTGCTGGGGGTACGGCATTGCTGATCTGGGCCGGGGCGGGAGCGTGGGTAAACCGGCACGTTCTGGCTGTGCGGCCCATGCGCGCGGTGGGGCTTATCAGTTACCCGCTGTATCTGTGGCACTGGCCGCTGGTTTCTTGGTTTCATATTGTGCGGGGGGCTGGGGTTATTCACAACAGTGCGGGGTTTGCGCTTATGGGCGCGGCACTGGTGCTGGCGTGGCTAACCACCAAGTATGTGGAAAACCCGTTACGCGGCGGGCATTTTCGGCAAGGCAAAACGGTGGCTCTTGTGGGCGGGTTGGTGGCCCTTTGCACGGCGGGGCTGCTAACGTGGCACACTGCAGGCTGGCCCGCGCGATTTGCACACACACCTGCGGGCACGGATTTATCGGCCATCAATCTGGCGGTGCGAGATGGCATTTTTGCCCCCACACCGCATATGCACATGACGCACGAAAACGGGTTAACAGTAGCCACCATAGGCCATGCGGGCCGCCCCATAATGTTTACGGGGGATAGCCTGTTGTTTCAGTGGGGGCCACGGGTAGAGGCGCTATTGCAGCAGGGGCGGTTAAAGCACACGGTTATTTTTGTGGCAGGCCCCAGTTGTAGCCCCTTTTTGGGTGAGGTTTATGAAAAATCCTTTGCATATTGCCGGAATATGCAAAACGTGCAGCAGCGTATCATCCAGCAGCAGAATGTTCAGGCCGTGGTGGTGGGGGCGTTCTGGCCGCGTGTGCTGTTGCACACACCGGGCACACAGGCACAAAAACAGGCGGGTTTTGTGCAGGATATGCGCGGCCTTTCGGGCAACGGGGCGCGGCCTGTGTGGCTGGTGCTGCCCACCCCGGCAGATGCACGCTTTAGCCCAGATAAACTGGTGACCCGCAGCCTTACGCATATAGGCGTGAACACAGCCTTGCTGGCGCAGGGTGTTCCCACCCAGCAGCTCCGTACTGATACGGCGGCGGATACGGCTTTTATGCGCGCACTTGCCGCGCAAGCCGGGGCAAAGGCGCTGGATGCGTGGCCCGATATCTGCGGCACTGGCCCGGCCTGTGCGGTTATAACCCCACCAGCCACCCCCAAATATGCAGATGACAAGCATTTAAGGCCCGGCTTTGTGCAACAGCACGCCACGTTTTTAGATGAGGTGTTGGCCCATTAA
- the terL gene encoding phage terminase large subunit: protein MPHAHPECARTIQAGRVARAELARRQAARQHVLDFARYTLPDYKAGAHHALLARTLEQVEAGRITRLMVFMPPRHGKSELTSRRFPAWYLGRHPKRQIIGASYGATLAQDFGRDVRNIVASSRYRALFPATRLAADSSARDVWHTAQGGGYTGMGVGGGLTGRGAHLAIIDDPVKDRQEAESPARRAAVLDWYRAVLRTRLMPGGAIVMVMTRWSMDDLAGRLLDDMRNKTGEAWHVLDLPALATEHDALGRIPGQALWPQAFDTAELARIRQAVGEREWAALYQQNPVPLSGNLFHTHMLGVQEVLPAASGPAVRRWDLAATRQSGSNNPDWTVGVKMHHLPDGRFVVADITRLRGDPAQVEAALLATAARDGVEVEIVLPQDPGQAGVAQARYLTSRLAGYKVRCVRETGDKATRAAPFAAQVNAGNVLLLRVPWVHAFMEELAAFPAAAHDDQVDAAAGAFAALAEVHPLPRFGPDFLARI from the coding sequence ATGCCTCACGCCCACCCCGAATGCGCACGCACCATACAGGCGGGCCGGGTGGCACGGGCAGAACTGGCACGCAGGCAGGCCGCACGCCAGCATGTTCTGGATTTTGCCCGCTATACGCTGCCAGATTACAAAGCAGGCGCACATCATGCCCTGTTGGCCCGCACGCTGGAGCAGGTAGAGGCCGGGCGTATCACGCGGCTGATGGTGTTTATGCCGCCAAGGCATGGCAAATCAGAGCTGACATCTCGCCGCTTTCCCGCTTGGTATTTGGGGCGGCACCCCAAGCGGCAGATTATCGGGGCCTCCTACGGGGCCACGCTGGCGCAGGATTTTGGGCGCGATGTGCGCAATATTGTGGCGTCCTCCCGCTATAGGGCGCTGTTTCCCGCAACAAGATTGGCGGCGGATAGCAGCGCGCGGGATGTGTGGCACACCGCACAGGGCGGCGGGTACACCGGCATGGGTGTGGGCGGCGGGCTAACAGGCCGCGGCGCGCATCTGGCCATTATAGATGACCCCGTAAAGGACAGGCAGGAGGCCGAAAGCCCCGCCCGCCGTGCTGCCGTGCTGGATTGGTACCGCGCCGTGTTGCGCACCCGCCTGATGCCCGGCGGCGCCATTGTGATGGTGATGACACGCTGGAGCATGGATGATCTGGCAGGCCGCCTGCTGGATGATATGCGCAACAAAACGGGCGAGGCATGGCATGTGCTGGATCTGCCCGCTTTGGCCACCGAGCACGATGCACTGGGCCGCATACCGGGGCAGGCATTATGGCCGCAGGCGTTTGATACGGCGGAACTTGCGCGCATTCGCCAAGCGGTGGGGGAGCGGGAATGGGCAGCGTTGTATCAGCAAAACCCGGTGCCGCTTTCTGGCAATTTGTTTCACACGCATATGCTGGGCGTGCAGGAGGTATTGCCCGCAGCCTCTGGCCCCGCCGTGCGCCGGTGGGATTTAGCTGCCACCCGCCAGAGCGGCAGCAACAACCCGGATTGGACGGTGGGCGTAAAAATGCACCACCTGCCAGATGGGCGCTTTGTGGTGGCGGACATCACCCGTCTGCGCGGAGACCCCGCACAGGTAGAAGCCGCCCTGCTGGCCACCGCCGCGCGTGATGGTGTGGAGGTGGAAATTGTGCTGCCGCAAGACCCCGGGCAGGCCGGTGTGGCGCAGGCGCGGTACCTCACCAGCAGGCTGGCCGGTTACAAAGTGCGCTGCGTGCGTGAAACAGGAGATAAAGCCACCCGCGCCGCCCCATTTGCCGCACAGGTGAACGCAGGCAACGTGCTGCTGCTACGCGTCCCGTGGGTGCATGCGTTTATGGAGGAACTGGCCGCTTTTCCCGCCGCTGCGCATGATGACCAAGTGGATGCCGCAGCCGGTGCCTTTGCCGCACTGGCAGAGGTACACCCCCTGCCGCGCTTTGGGCCGGATTTTCTGGCCCGTATTTAG
- a CDS encoding DUF1073 domain-containing protein translates to MSGLSFSPLARLGWWQRLRGRCAPVALPRKEPVLPQGAFAADVAKVAPAAVARADVFAPYRPPRGVRANGSTAPLAMDSAAAQSTPGLLDWLRNAVADGVVFPGYARLAEMAQRAEYRHMVDTIATEATRQWLVFTSRTGQGASKAARINQLEAEFTRLNVRDVLRRMAEMDGHYGMGLLYVDTGLSPVAGGLASPLLLRPETFRKGSLRALVPVEPVWTTPATYETANPLHPAFYRPQSWWVQGTLLHATRLLRFCAREVPDILKPAYNFGGVSLTQMARPYVENWLRTRQSVSDLLNAFSIVALSTDMAAYAQDPEGLLARVEAFNRFRSNRGTFVLDKEREKLELLAAPLSGLDSLQAQALEQICTVAQQPLVKFAGISPSGLNASADGEIRVFYDRISAYQESFLRPNLTHILHMVMLNLWGAVDTDIDFTFRPLWQMDEAEQADIDAKKQSMPS, encoded by the coding sequence ATGTCTGGTTTGTCTTTTTCTCCCCTCGCTAGGCTGGGGTGGTGGCAGCGTTTGCGCGGGCGTTGTGCCCCTGTGGCCCTGCCACGTAAGGAGCCGGTGCTGCCCCAAGGGGCCTTTGCGGCGGATGTTGCCAAGGTGGCCCCGGCTGCCGTGGCGCGGGCAGATGTGTTTGCGCCGTATCGGCCCCCGCGCGGGGTGCGGGCCAATGGCAGCACCGCCCCACTGGCTATGGATAGTGCCGCCGCACAAAGCACCCCCGGTTTGCTGGACTGGCTGCGCAATGCCGTGGCGGATGGGGTGGTGTTTCCCGGTTATGCGCGTTTGGCGGAAATGGCCCAGCGGGCAGAGTATCGGCACATGGTGGACACCATTGCCACCGAGGCCACGCGGCAATGGCTGGTGTTTACCTCCCGCACCGGGCAGGGGGCGAGCAAGGCCGCGCGCATTAACCAGTTGGAGGCCGAATTTACCCGCCTGAATGTGCGTGATGTGCTGCGCCGCATGGCGGAAATGGATGGCCATTACGGCATGGGCCTGCTGTATGTTGATACCGGGCTTTCCCCCGTGGCGGGTGGTTTGGCATCTCCCTTGCTGTTGCGGCCAGAAACCTTTCGCAAAGGCAGTTTGCGGGCCTTGGTGCCGGTGGAACCTGTTTGGACAACCCCCGCCACGTATGAAACCGCAAACCCGCTGCACCCCGCCTTTTACAGACCGCAAAGCTGGTGGGTGCAGGGCACGCTTTTGCATGCCACACGCCTGTTGCGGTTTTGCGCGCGGGAGGTGCCGGATATTCTCAAACCTGCTTATAACTTCGGTGGTGTTTCCCTTACGCAAATGGCGCGGCCTTATGTGGAAAACTGGTTGCGCACGCGCCAAAGTGTTTCGGATTTGCTGAATGCGTTTTCCATTGTCGCTTTGTCTACCGATATGGCGGCCTATGCGCAGGACCCCGAAGGGCTTTTGGCACGGGTGGAGGCGTTTAACCGCTTTCGCTCTAACCGGGGCACGTTTGTGCTGGATAAGGAGCGCGAAAAGCTGGAACTTCTGGCCGCACCCCTTTCCGGGCTGGACAGTTTGCAGGCACAGGCGCTGGAGCAGATCTGCACCGTGGCCCAGCAGCCGCTGGTAAAGTTTGCCGGTATTTCCCCTTCCGGGCTGAATGCCTCGGCTGATGGAGAGATCCGGGTTTTTTATGATCGGATCAGCGCTTATCAGGAATCCTTCCTACGCCCCAACCTGACGCACATTTTGCACATGGTGATGCTGAACCTGTGGGGCGCGGTGGATACGGACATAGATTTCACCTTCCGCCCGCTATGGCAGATGGATGAGGCCGAACAGGCGGACATAGACGCCAAAAAACAGAGTATGCCATCATGA
- the trhO gene encoding oxygen-dependent tRNA uridine(34) hydroxylase TrhO — MTAQPLAPTPDTQNAALPICVAALYRFTPFANPADLRGPLQDVCTATGVKGILLLASEGINGTIAGTDAGIEAVLAHIRALPGCADIEVKFSRAPEMPFLRMKVRLKKEIVTMGVEGTDPNHIVGTYVPPTEWNALLKDPDTILIDTRNDYEVAVGTFEGAIDPQIKTFREFPAWFRQHREELLAKGRKPRVAMFCTGGIRCEKSTAFAKAEGLDEVYHLQGGILKYLETVPEAESLWRGECFVFDQRVTVDHGLKPGELELCHACRTPITAEDKASPKFETGVSCPHCYGQWDEARRARHAERERQARLAEQRGEAHLGANMAEERARKRQQREEEKRRQQALRQQHAH, encoded by the coding sequence ATGACTGCCCAGCCCTTAGCCCCTACGCCCGATACCCAAAACGCAGCCCTGCCCATTTGCGTGGCAGCCCTTTACCGCTTTACCCCATTTGCAAACCCGGCTGATCTGCGCGGGCCGTTGCAGGATGTGTGCACCGCCACCGGGGTAAAAGGTATTCTGCTTTTGGCATCCGAGGGCATTAACGGCACCATTGCGGGCACAGATGCCGGTATTGAAGCCGTGCTGGCGCATATCCGCGCCCTGCCCGGCTGTGCGGATATTGAGGTCAAGTTCTCCCGCGCGCCAGAAATGCCCTTCCTGCGCATGAAGGTGCGGCTGAAGAAGGAAATTGTGACAATGGGTGTAGAGGGCACAGACCCCAACCACATTGTTGGCACCTACGTGCCCCCCACAGAATGGAACGCCCTGTTAAAAGACCCCGACACCATTCTGATAGACACGCGCAATGATTACGAAGTGGCCGTAGGCACGTTTGAGGGTGCGATAGACCCGCAGATTAAAACCTTTCGGGAATTTCCCGCATGGTTCCGCCAGCACCGTGAGGAACTTCTGGCAAAAGGCCGCAAGCCGCGTGTGGCCATGTTCTGCACCGGCGGTATTCGGTGTGAAAAATCCACCGCCTTTGCCAAGGCCGAAGGGCTGGATGAGGTGTATCATCTGCAAGGGGGTATCCTAAAGTATCTGGAAACCGTGCCAGAGGCAGAAAGCCTGTGGCGGGGTGAATGTTTTGTGTTCGACCAGCGCGTAACAGTGGACCACGGCCTAAAACCCGGTGAGCTGGAACTGTGCCACGCCTGCCGCACGCCCATTACGGCGGAAGATAAAGCCAGCCCCAAGTTTGAAACCGGCGTATCCTGCCCGCACTGCTACGGCCAGTGGGATGAAGCCCGCCGCGCCCGCCATGCGGAGCGTGAACGCCAGGCCCGTTTGGCCGAACAGCGCGGCGAGGCCCATTTAGGCGCCAACATGGCCGAAGAACGCGCCCGCAAACGCCAGCAGCGTGAAGAAGAAAAGCGCCGCCAGCAGGCTTTGCGCCAGCAGCACGCACACTAA
- a CDS encoding DUF2213 domain-containing protein, with the protein MNTRTTGQARASPHADVAPDTQPLALDRASVRRVDADGHLHIAHCILSAATVSPYYGREIPGAAALGLKDDAIYSVFRPPDALMRAAPSLRGKPVLMQHTPVSAQDHPASITVGAVGSDVRFTPPNLTGSLTIWDATAIAAIENGTQRAVSAGYRYTAIKQAGTYMGMPYTLIMADIAFNHLALVTQPRVPSAIIGDAAPNPNMPFNKRSFQAMPEPTHTTPSADQTPMTVAAMDAAIAQAVQQAEERAVRQMADLHTARAAVRPFVGDVAMDSAPAIYGFALKEAGIDVTGVPEQGLKPLFESFARMQPRAGGAAPVMGQDAAAAQGFRQRFGLERIGVRG; encoded by the coding sequence ATGAACACACGCACAACCGGGCAGGCCCGCGCCAGCCCGCACGCCGATGTTGCGCCCGATACGCAGCCATTGGCGCTGGACAGAGCCAGCGTGCGCCGGGTGGATGCAGATGGGCATTTGCACATTGCGCACTGCATTCTTTCCGCCGCAACCGTTAGCCCCTATTATGGGCGCGAAATTCCGGGTGCCGCTGCGCTGGGCCTGAAAGATGATGCCATTTACAGCGTTTTTCGCCCGCCTGATGCGCTTATGCGGGCCGCACCCAGCCTGCGCGGCAAACCGGTGCTTATGCAGCACACCCCGGTAAGCGCGCAGGATCACCCAGCCAGCATTACCGTAGGCGCGGTGGGCAGCGATGTACGCTTTACCCCACCCAACCTGACAGGCAGCTTAACAATATGGGATGCCACGGCCATTGCGGCCATAGAAAACGGTACACAGCGTGCGGTTTCCGCCGGGTATCGGTACACGGCCATCAAGCAGGCGGGCACCTATATGGGCATGCCCTATACGCTGATAATGGCGGATATTGCCTTTAACCATCTGGCCCTTGTGACCCAGCCCCGTGTGCCTTCCGCCATTATTGGTGATGCCGCACCAAACCCCAACATGCCTTTTAACAAAAGGAGCTTTCAGGCCATGCCTGAGCCAACACACACCACGCCCTCGGCAGATCAAACGCCCATGACCGTTGCGGCCATGGATGCCGCCATTGCCCAGGCCGTGCAGCAGGCGGAAGAACGCGCCGTGCGCCAGATGGCGGACCTGCACACAGCCCGCGCCGCCGTGCGCCCCTTTGTGGGCGATGTGGCGATGGATAGCGCCCCCGCCATTTACGGTTTTGCCTTAAAGGAAGCCGGCATTGATGTAACGGGCGTGCCCGAACAGGGGCTAAAACCGCTGTTTGAAAGCTTTGCCCGCATGCAGCCGCGTGCAGGGGGTGCCGCCCCCGTAATGGGGCAGGATGCCGCAGCGGCTCAGGGCTTTCGGCAGCGCTTTGGGCTGGAACGCATTGGCGTGCGCGGCTGA
- a CDS encoding IS1380-like element IS1380A family transposase, with the protein MQTECSAGAYEFPASCGRRVVARFDGGRMSSDGGVILVKQADDILGLSRRFAACFRDKRHPGFVEYRVEDLVRQRIMGLALGYEDLNDHDALRHDLIFGLASGRLSGGRANCAALAGKSTLNRLERSGQQADRYCRIIADHEALATLFVMLFMDQHERAPARIVLDVDATDDRIHGHQEGRAFHGYYGHNCYLPLYVFCGDHLLSATLRTADRDPRKEALADIRRIVEQIRSRWPRVRILVRGDSGFARDSLMTWCEDNHVDFLFGLAGNTRLYDRIASLSAEVRDEAATTGKAARGFASFDWITKDSWTRRRRVVAKAEWRHGNRYHRFIVTTLPQGMSDPRHLYEQIYCARGDMENRIKECQMDLFSDRTSSHTIRANQLRLWFSAAAYVLLTALQRLALGQTSLETATCGTIRARLLKIATRVTLSVRRIVLSMPDMFPCQHEFALAHARLRRLRQAI; encoded by the coding sequence ATGCAGACAGAGTGTAGCGCAGGCGCGTATGAGTTTCCAGCCTCCTGTGGACGGCGTGTTGTGGCCCGTTTTGACGGGGGTCGCATGAGTTCGGATGGGGGCGTCATTCTGGTGAAGCAGGCTGATGACATTCTGGGGCTCAGCCGCCGCTTTGCTGCCTGTTTTCGCGATAAGCGGCATCCCGGCTTTGTGGAATACCGGGTTGAAGACCTTGTCCGTCAGCGGATCATGGGCCTGGCACTGGGCTATGAAGATCTCAATGATCACGATGCCCTGCGGCATGACCTGATCTTTGGTCTGGCCTCGGGCCGTCTGTCAGGAGGCCGGGCAAACTGCGCAGCATTGGCTGGCAAATCCACGCTGAACCGGTTGGAGCGCAGTGGGCAGCAGGCAGATCGTTACTGCCGCATCATTGCTGATCATGAGGCCCTGGCTACCCTGTTCGTGATGCTTTTCATGGACCAGCATGAGCGCGCACCCGCCCGGATCGTTCTGGATGTGGATGCCACCGATGACCGTATCCATGGCCATCAGGAAGGCCGGGCCTTTCATGGATATTACGGCCATAACTGCTATCTTCCCCTGTATGTCTTCTGCGGGGACCATCTCCTCAGCGCTACCCTGCGCACGGCAGACAGGGACCCGAGGAAGGAAGCACTGGCAGACATCCGCCGGATCGTGGAGCAGATCAGGAGCCGCTGGCCCCGGGTGCGTATCCTGGTGCGTGGGGACAGCGGTTTCGCCCGGGACAGTCTGATGACATGGTGCGAAGACAACCACGTTGACTTCCTGTTTGGGCTTGCAGGCAACACCCGCCTGTATGACCGGATTGCCTCTTTGTCCGCTGAGGTTCGTGACGAAGCCGCCACGACAGGCAAAGCGGCGCGCGGCTTTGCCTCCTTTGACTGGATCACAAAGGACAGCTGGACGCGCCGCAGGCGGGTCGTGGCCAAGGCCGAATGGCGCCATGGCAACCGCTATCATCGCTTTATTGTCACCACGCTACCGCAGGGAATGTCCGACCCCCGCCATCTCTACGAACAGATTTACTGCGCACGCGGGGATATGGAAAACCGCATCAAGGAATGCCAGATGGATCTGTTCTCAGACAGGACCTCGTCCCACACCATCCGGGCCAACCAGCTCCGGCTGTGGTTCTCGGCCGCAGCCTATGTCCTGCTGACCGCTCTGCAAAGACTGGCCCTTGGCCAGACCAGCCTGGAGACGGCGACCTGTGGCACCATACGCGCACGACTGCTCAAAATCGCGACACGTGTCACGCTCAGCGTCCGTCGGATTGTCCTGTCCATGCCGGACATGTTCCCCTGTCAGCATGAATTCGCCCTCGCTCATGCACGATTGCGAAGGCTCCGGCAGGCCATCTGA
- a CDS encoding IS5 family transposase (programmed frameshift), with product MRRYSLRDDQWERIKDLLPGREGYVGGTAVNNRLFVEAVLYRYRAGIPWRDLPARFGDWKNVHRRLRRWCESGVIERIFRYLAADYDNEYMMIDSTIVRAHQHSAGALKKGARNQAIGRSRGGLTTKIHAICDALGNPVELGITPGQDADITQAEPLLENIEPDAFLADKAYDADRLIDRLIQRGITPVIPPKRNRTTRRKTDFSLYRERNLVERFFNKLKQFRAIATRYDKLKSTFLAAVQFASIIILLN from the exons ATGCGGCGCTATAGTTTACGCGATGACCAGTGGGAGCGGATAAAGGATCTTCTTCCTGGTCGAGAAGGCTATGTCGGCGGCACTGCGGTGAACAACCGTCTGTTCGTGGAGGCGGTGTTGTATCGCTATCGCGCGGGTATTCCATGGCGCGACCTTCCTGCCCGTTTCGGTGACTGGAAAAACGTGCACCGGCGTCTGCGCCGCTGGTGTGAAAGCGGCGTCATCGAACGGATATTTCGTTATCTGGCCGCTGATTACGACAACGAATACATGATGATCGACAGCACAATTGTCCGAGCGCATCAGCATAGTGCCGGAGCTCTCAAAAAAGGGGCACGGA ATCAGGCCATCGGACGATCACGAGGCGGGCTAACTACAAAGATCCATGCCATCTGCGACGCTCTGGGCAATCCAGTGGAACTCGGCATCACACCGGGACAGGATGCCGATATCACCCAGGCAGAACCACTTCTGGAAAACATCGAACCGGATGCTTTCCTTGCTGACAAGGCGTATGACGCGGACAGGTTGATCGATCGGCTGATACAGCGCGGGATTACCCCGGTCATCCCGCCAAAACGCAACAGAACGACACGACGGAAAACCGATTTTTCTCTCTACCGCGAACGGAACCTTGTTGAGAGGTTCTTCAATAAACTCAAGCAGTTTCGCGCTATCGCAACCCGCTACGATAAACTGAAATCGACCTTCCTCGCAGCCGTGCAGTTCGCCTCAATCATCATCCTGCTTAACTGA